A genomic window from Pelagicoccus albus includes:
- a CDS encoding DUF4340 domain-containing protein translates to MRLKITLTLLAILLGLLTYIFYIDSRSESGDADEQKASVLGDLAIGLDYLSIENNNTGQKITLERDGNRWMLKEPYLWPANEFAVQSILTELRFLERISSFETNVFSNSGVSLPDYGLSPSQFAIQIGRGEQRSTLHIGKPTEIGNNLYILSIDKSHVHVVNRSLLDAISINLDTLRSNRLFDIAVFEATSWNIQVREPNRDLRAWFSRNGDNWVFETPIRARADSEAVNVLLNRCLSLEADSIVAPAPTNLSPYGLQNPVYRIAIESDQSREVLEIGEKISPDSEFRYAKRESRPSVFQLRIDFLDILANAQTRLRERRIFELDVTAASTATIERRDQPPLTLQKLEDGTWELVVRDESQGIQTLSGDSKSINRLLKWLDELKAVPDTGFVNDAPSDPQKEVYGVEVPEYSITVYSNRIYGQDNPLPELKSETLLIGERTPEDRTESYVMIEGRNFIYATYNEIFDQIDNNPSRFKDRTVISLPAASRISKIAIERLLDNSIVLEQEIAPDSDPESGPAKLAGIVSNLKVEEYLTDGFTRTVPIAGRDTPWAYQLIATVSSEDADESITQQIEIFVSETTGGPLLYGGIARSNQGFRFGIDFIDTFSKLVFDRVPREKPEDPFSSKPLPETTDSEPIPEPPLEDVVDAPPAPAE, encoded by the coding sequence GTGCGCCTTAAAATTACGCTAACACTACTCGCCATCCTCCTCGGCTTGCTGACTTATATTTTCTACATCGATAGCCGTAGCGAGTCGGGAGATGCAGACGAACAAAAAGCCAGTGTACTGGGAGACCTCGCCATCGGACTGGATTACCTCAGTATCGAAAACAACAATACCGGGCAAAAGATCACTCTCGAACGCGATGGAAATCGCTGGATGCTAAAAGAGCCCTACCTTTGGCCTGCCAACGAATTCGCAGTGCAAAGCATTCTCACAGAACTTCGCTTCCTGGAGAGGATCTCTAGTTTTGAGACCAATGTTTTTTCCAACTCCGGCGTCTCGCTTCCGGACTACGGACTAAGCCCTTCCCAGTTCGCTATCCAGATCGGACGTGGCGAACAGCGCTCCACGCTGCACATCGGCAAGCCCACCGAGATCGGAAACAATCTCTACATCCTCTCCATAGACAAGAGCCACGTGCACGTGGTTAACCGCTCGCTGCTCGACGCCATTTCAATCAACCTCGACACTCTTCGCTCCAACCGCCTGTTCGACATCGCCGTCTTCGAGGCGACCTCCTGGAATATTCAGGTGCGCGAGCCAAACCGTGATCTGCGAGCTTGGTTTTCTCGCAATGGCGACAACTGGGTATTCGAAACGCCTATACGGGCCCGTGCTGATTCAGAAGCGGTCAATGTTCTCCTGAACCGTTGCCTCAGCTTGGAGGCGGATTCCATCGTCGCCCCTGCCCCCACCAACCTTTCCCCTTACGGCCTGCAAAATCCAGTCTACCGGATCGCGATCGAATCGGATCAGAGCCGCGAAGTTTTGGAGATCGGAGAAAAAATCTCCCCCGACTCCGAGTTCCGTTACGCCAAACGGGAAAGCCGCCCTTCAGTCTTCCAGCTTCGTATCGACTTCCTCGACATCCTTGCCAACGCCCAAACCAGACTCCGCGAACGTCGTATTTTCGAATTGGATGTAACTGCGGCCAGCACCGCCACCATCGAGCGTCGCGACCAACCGCCTCTCACCTTGCAAAAGCTGGAAGACGGCACTTGGGAGCTCGTGGTTAGGGACGAGAGCCAAGGTATCCAAACTTTAAGCGGCGACTCGAAATCGATCAACCGCCTCTTGAAGTGGCTAGACGAATTGAAGGCCGTTCCAGACACCGGGTTCGTCAACGACGCCCCATCCGACCCGCAGAAGGAAGTCTACGGCGTCGAAGTGCCCGAGTATTCAATCACTGTATACTCCAACCGCATCTATGGTCAGGACAATCCTCTGCCGGAGTTGAAGTCCGAGACGCTTCTCATCGGGGAACGAACTCCCGAAGATCGGACCGAAAGCTACGTCATGATCGAGGGAAGAAATTTCATCTACGCGACCTACAACGAAATCTTCGATCAGATCGACAACAACCCGTCACGCTTCAAAGACCGAACCGTGATCTCGCTGCCGGCCGCATCCCGAATCTCGAAAATCGCTATCGAACGCCTTTTGGATAATAGCATCGTTCTTGAGCAGGAGATCGCCCCTGACAGCGATCCAGAAAGCGGCCCCGCAAAGTTGGCTGGCATCGTATCCAACCTGAAAGTGGAGGAATACCTGACCGATGGCTTTACGCGAACCGTTCCCATCGCCGGACGCGACACGCCTTGGGCCTACCAACTCATCGCGACTGTTAGTTCTGAGGATGCAGACGAATCGATCACTCAGCAGATCGAAATCTTCGTTTCCGAAACCACCGGCGGCCCCTTGCTCTATGGAGGCATAGCTCGCTCTAATCAGGGATTCAGATTCGGTATCGATTTCATAGATACCTTCTCGAAACTCGTTTTCGACCGAGTTCCACGGGAAAAGCCGGAAGACCCTTTCAGCTCAAAACCTCTCCCAGAGACGACCGATAGCGAGCCAATCCCCGAACCCCCTCTGGAAGACGTAGTCGACGCCCCACCTGCCCCCGCTGAATAG
- a CDS encoding glycine cleavage system protein R, which translates to METPIVMSVIGPDRTGLVELIASTVKAAGGNWLESRMCNLGGQFAGVLRIGAAEGRRDELLDALRQLEEKGMSIVLKDADGSSGGACHEVATIEIVGNDRPGIVSHIANAFTRRGVNVEDLSSECRSAPMSGEAIFEVTARVCIPEDCDVSELRSDLELIAADLMVDVSFESD; encoded by the coding sequence ATGGAAACCCCTATCGTTATGTCGGTGATCGGTCCGGATCGGACGGGTCTGGTGGAACTGATCGCCTCGACCGTGAAAGCGGCCGGCGGGAATTGGCTGGAGAGCCGGATGTGCAATCTAGGCGGGCAATTCGCCGGGGTTTTGCGGATCGGAGCGGCAGAAGGACGGCGCGATGAGCTTCTGGACGCTTTGCGACAGTTGGAAGAGAAGGGAATGAGCATCGTGCTGAAGGATGCGGATGGCTCGTCTGGCGGCGCTTGCCACGAGGTCGCTACGATCGAAATCGTGGGCAATGACCGTCCGGGTATCGTTAGCCACATTGCGAACGCCTTCACTCGCCGTGGAGTGAACGTGGAAGATTTGTCTTCAGAGTGCCGGAGCGCCCCAATGTCCGGTGAAGCGATTTTCGAGGTGACGGCTCGCGTTTGCATCCCCGAGGATTGCGATGTGTCTGAATTGCGTAGCGACTTGGAGCTGATAGCTGCCGACCTGATGGTCGATGTCAGTTTCGAGTCCGATTAA
- a CDS encoding sodium:solute symporter family protein, whose product MELHLIDLCLICLYLLTVLAFGALSLRKAGADLDSYFLGGRKVPWYLLGISNASSMFDIAGTMWLVSVVFVYGAKGAWLPWLWPTFNQVFLMVYLSQWIRRSGALTGGDWMTTRFKNPLGLEMSRLAVVVFAILGVVGFSAYAFKGLAGFASAFLPPTLEPTTYAAILVGVSLVYASMGGIRSVIFTDVVQFSLLVAISIVMGYFAMTLTTAESIREVTPDGWASLWFGRELDLDWSNLLPQLDDIIALQGYELFFPFFMMMLLKGFLVSVAGPAPNFDMQRILATRNPREAALMSGVVSLALFPRWILVTGITVLGLVFYSTDLRLQDPAFDHELMLPHVIREFVPIGLKGLIIVGFLAAFMSTFDSTINAGTAYLVNDIYKRYLRPNLSSSSYIRFCYLASFLVVGIGVALSYFMESINDIMGWIVSGLWGGYAAPNLLKWHWWRLNGIGYFCGMMGGIVSSFVLPELLPGTSYIQVFPGIFLVSLAATVAGSLLSRPEDFETLGRFYKQVRPWGAWGPVLQYLRLQEPEVAPNRDWPRHIVNVAVGTVWHFMLVVIPIFLVIKEFKSMWICVGVFMLCCFVLKASWFDRLEKEKSEAKEMPEIVPLR is encoded by the coding sequence ATGGAGCTCCATCTGATAGACCTTTGCCTAATTTGCCTGTACCTGCTGACTGTGCTCGCTTTTGGAGCTCTGTCTTTGCGGAAAGCCGGGGCGGATCTGGATTCCTATTTTTTGGGAGGACGTAAAGTGCCCTGGTACTTGCTGGGCATTTCTAATGCGTCTTCCATGTTCGATATCGCCGGAACAATGTGGCTGGTATCGGTGGTTTTTGTTTATGGAGCGAAGGGGGCTTGGCTTCCGTGGCTCTGGCCAACTTTTAATCAGGTGTTTCTCATGGTCTACCTGTCCCAGTGGATTCGCCGCTCGGGGGCGCTGACAGGAGGCGATTGGATGACAACCCGGTTCAAAAATCCATTGGGCTTGGAAATGTCCCGCCTCGCAGTGGTGGTTTTCGCTATTCTCGGCGTGGTTGGGTTTTCCGCTTACGCGTTCAAGGGGCTGGCGGGCTTCGCGTCCGCCTTTCTGCCGCCTACGCTCGAGCCCACCACTTATGCGGCGATCCTTGTGGGCGTCTCATTGGTGTACGCTTCCATGGGGGGCATTCGCAGCGTGATTTTCACCGATGTGGTCCAATTTTCCCTCCTGGTGGCGATCTCCATCGTGATGGGCTATTTCGCCATGACCCTGACTACGGCGGAATCGATACGAGAGGTGACCCCGGATGGCTGGGCCAGCTTGTGGTTCGGGCGTGAGCTGGATTTGGATTGGAGCAATTTGCTACCGCAGCTCGACGACATAATCGCCCTGCAGGGCTACGAGCTGTTTTTTCCGTTTTTCATGATGATGCTGCTGAAGGGCTTTTTGGTCAGCGTGGCCGGCCCTGCTCCCAATTTCGATATGCAGCGCATCCTCGCCACCCGGAATCCGCGGGAGGCGGCCCTCATGAGCGGTGTGGTGTCTTTAGCTCTTTTTCCTCGCTGGATATTGGTCACCGGTATCACGGTTTTGGGTCTGGTCTTTTACTCGACGGACCTGCGTTTGCAGGATCCCGCTTTTGATCATGAGCTCATGCTCCCGCACGTGATCCGAGAGTTTGTGCCCATCGGATTGAAGGGCCTCATCATCGTAGGCTTTTTGGCGGCCTTCATGTCCACCTTTGACTCCACTATCAATGCCGGGACCGCCTACTTAGTTAATGATATCTACAAACGATACCTGCGTCCCAACCTGAGCTCTAGCAGCTACATCCGCTTCTGTTATCTGGCTTCGTTTTTGGTGGTCGGTATCGGCGTGGCCCTCAGCTATTTCATGGAGAGCATCAATGACATCATGGGCTGGATTGTGAGTGGCTTATGGGGCGGCTATGCGGCTCCGAACTTACTGAAATGGCACTGGTGGCGGTTGAATGGGATTGGCTACTTTTGTGGAATGATGGGCGGAATCGTGAGCTCTTTTGTCCTACCTGAGCTGCTGCCAGGGACCTCCTACATACAGGTATTTCCCGGAATCTTCTTGGTCTCGCTGGCCGCCACGGTTGCGGGGAGTTTACTCTCTCGTCCGGAGGACTTCGAAACCTTGGGTCGTTTCTACAAACAAGTTCGGCCTTGGGGAGCTTGGGGGCCGGTTTTGCAGTACCTGCGTTTGCAAGAACCAGAGGTGGCTCCTAACCGGGACTGGCCGCGTCATATCGTGAACGTGGCGGTAGGCACTGTTTGGCACTTCATGCTGGTGGTGATCCCCATTTTCCTCGTGATCAAGGAGTTCAAGTCGATGTGGATATGCGTCGGCGTGTTTATGCTCTGTTGTTTCGTTCTGAAAGCCTCTTGGTTCGACAGGCTTGAGAAGGAGAAGAGTGAGGCAAAGGAAATGCCGGAGATCGTACCGCTTCGATGA
- a CDS encoding GldG family protein, protein MSQLDQSNLKRYTDRFQAIVQIVLVLLILVAVNYIGMRTYQRIDMTESNLYSLSPETKAYLAQLQQPIEVYVTISEESKVATSDQMATQIDVYKDVTNLLREYEYATRNQGENSITVENLNIYSETSRAKKLGIESPEVIVFKSGDRKRLVSISELYRVRDSEMREFIGENVFTRSILEIVETSEPTLYFTSGHGELSASDVSAATGASALFNQLKARNFEAKSIDLSNVESVPEDAALVVIAAPQTRFLPQEKLLLENYLNKRAGRVLAFLETGQEHGLEELFLDWGILSEDTLVVEPDPNYIINGGDLMIRRFSQHPVTLSLYEQGIPVITDRASSVREDPWRPVDDSLIVTELLATSDKSWADHNYRNISRPTFDDTLDLAGPITIGAIAERQVDSSLGITLPGGKLTVFGTSNFISNQRIQASGNLYLALNAINYSVDRHTRLNIPPRPIEKVKLDLSIEQLHLARYLIWFGPPAIIGLFGLLVYLTRRN, encoded by the coding sequence ATGAGTCAATTGGACCAATCCAACCTCAAACGATACACCGATCGCTTCCAAGCCATCGTACAGATCGTACTCGTTCTGCTGATACTGGTAGCCGTGAACTACATCGGCATGCGCACCTATCAGCGCATCGACATGACCGAGAGCAACCTGTACTCGCTTTCCCCTGAAACGAAGGCCTACCTCGCCCAGCTTCAGCAGCCGATAGAAGTCTACGTAACCATTTCCGAAGAATCCAAAGTGGCCACCTCGGACCAGATGGCAACTCAGATAGACGTCTATAAAGACGTTACCAATCTCCTCCGCGAATACGAGTACGCTACCCGCAACCAAGGCGAGAACAGCATCACGGTAGAAAACCTAAATATCTACAGCGAAACCAGCCGAGCCAAGAAGCTAGGCATCGAATCTCCCGAAGTCATCGTCTTCAAGTCCGGCGACCGCAAGCGGCTTGTAAGTATCAGCGAGCTCTATCGGGTTCGCGATTCCGAGATGCGTGAGTTCATAGGAGAAAACGTATTCACCCGCTCCATACTTGAAATCGTCGAGACTTCAGAACCAACCCTTTACTTCACCTCAGGACACGGTGAACTTTCCGCCTCCGACGTTTCCGCGGCCACCGGAGCCTCGGCTTTGTTCAATCAACTGAAAGCTCGCAACTTCGAAGCGAAATCGATCGATTTGAGCAACGTCGAAAGCGTACCGGAAGATGCCGCCCTTGTCGTGATTGCCGCTCCGCAAACCCGTTTTCTCCCCCAAGAAAAGCTTCTCTTGGAAAACTATCTCAACAAGCGAGCCGGACGGGTGCTGGCTTTCTTAGAAACTGGACAAGAGCATGGGCTGGAAGAACTTTTCTTAGACTGGGGTATCCTATCCGAGGATACGCTCGTGGTCGAGCCGGACCCTAACTACATCATAAACGGCGGAGACCTCATGATCCGACGTTTCTCGCAACATCCAGTCACCTTAAGTCTATACGAACAGGGTATTCCGGTTATTACCGATCGTGCTTCATCGGTGCGGGAAGATCCCTGGCGTCCGGTGGATGATTCACTGATCGTAACCGAGCTTCTGGCCACTTCCGACAAAAGCTGGGCCGACCACAACTACCGCAATATCAGTCGGCCCACTTTCGACGACACCTTGGACCTCGCTGGGCCCATCACCATTGGAGCAATCGCGGAGCGGCAAGTTGACTCCTCTCTCGGCATCACTTTGCCGGGCGGAAAGCTCACTGTATTTGGAACTTCCAACTTCATATCCAACCAAAGGATACAAGCTTCCGGAAACCTGTACCTAGCGCTCAACGCTATCAACTACTCGGTAGATCGACACACCCGCTTAAACATTCCTCCTAGACCAATCGAAAAAGTGAAGCTCGACCTAAGCATCGAGCAGCTTCACCTAGCCCGCTACCTTATTTGGTTCGGCCCGCCAGCCATCATCGGACTTTTCGGCCTGCTCGTCTACCTCACTAGACGCAACTGA
- a CDS encoding ABC transporter permease, with the protein MRHYLTLLRNEIWRLLISPSSYIAGFLFLLVMGFLFQWMLRLYTSDPQDETPSVLFFRMFFIPVFFMVPLLTMRSVAEERRSGTIETLLTTPVTITEIVLAKFTASYLYYCSLWLITASFHFIFFAYAQRDTPLDPYPLLGGYGYIFLSGTLFLSLGIFASSLTKSQLVAGILGFTLVFGFIVIGSNIEDLSVLASGQTRWIRQFADHTDALQHMGDFSSGIIDTRAIVLYLSSASTFLFLSVLAIEYRDGTS; encoded by the coding sequence TTGAGACACTACCTTACGCTCCTTCGAAACGAGATCTGGCGCCTCCTAATCAGCCCCAGCAGCTACATCGCGGGCTTTCTGTTCCTGCTGGTCATGGGCTTCCTCTTCCAGTGGATGCTACGCCTCTATACCTCGGATCCCCAAGACGAGACGCCTAGTGTCCTCTTCTTCCGCATGTTTTTCATCCCGGTATTTTTCATGGTCCCTCTGCTGACCATGCGCTCGGTAGCGGAGGAGCGTCGCTCCGGAACAATCGAAACGCTCCTCACGACCCCCGTGACCATAACGGAAATCGTGCTGGCGAAATTCACAGCCAGCTACCTCTACTACTGCTCCCTCTGGCTCATAACCGCCTCCTTCCACTTTATCTTTTTTGCCTACGCCCAAAGAGATACGCCCCTGGACCCCTATCCGCTCCTGGGCGGCTATGGATACATTTTCTTAAGCGGCACCCTCTTTCTCTCGCTGGGCATCTTCGCGAGCTCTTTGACCAAAAGCCAATTGGTAGCTGGGATTCTTGGGTTCACGCTCGTCTTCGGATTCATCGTGATCGGCAGCAACATCGAAGACCTCTCCGTGCTCGCCAGCGGACAAACTCGCTGGATTCGACAATTCGCGGACCACACCGACGCCCTCCAGCACATGGGCGACTTTTCTTCCGGCATCATCGATACCCGAGCCATCGTGCTCTATCTGAGCAGCGCCTCTACCTTCCTATTTCTCAGCGTACTCGCCATAGAGTACCGAGACGGCACCTCCTAG
- a CDS encoding AsmA-like C-terminal region-containing protein, with amino-acid sequence MSKSRKSPTRFLWKSTCHTCQAVFQWCYSAFVLLLIAATAFAAYVATLDAIPVPEFLIREIRGQLQKEGIRLNMEAISFQPNGRIVVEQPEFYSQELGSTIVSAERLVARLKLRHLLFGGIALDEIKLSSGKFIIPAMLTPTGEPSTAISSINLDATLRADRWSVHYANLALGDLKLSIAGRLDSELIRVPAPKPDAPKFSLANLVLKVAPQVAKIQKELDRFESPFCIVDLYIDKKQQAARIYAGSSLARVNPQVSVKDLVLHGDYSQRNGISVVLEARKLQLPSQISARTARVSGEWDLPLQIANPFPRGIRSALAGISYQGVTLPSVVVEGALDQASYQAEISLALPDSPVVARFTRNKDSGQTDFDIRGQLDSATIDFLAPLAQTLAKLNLPAMATVEGGIDFHAQGGVDAQFKPTGISAFAQAGPTSILGADIDFAQTEASLVGPQIDVSSIKIRSGKQGGEIRIGYNLETLFRRIMVEGSLDPTMINGWFKPWWSAMWDGMTFPEEGMMTYLDSQATFKKPDTVFVTGTGYTKGMDLRGMKLDELRTRIFSRFHYVDLYDMELSTAAGEQAQGEIQFHMDRDIRDDKDKLTGIWIEAVSTLDVKKAPDILWEISEDAADILEPYCYDLPPLIEARSASIRRQDEYINDIDLDLQTQTGFTFYGFPFESLDAFVHIDDDIIDIPFAEADLGGGKVNVTAFIIGDVLDLDARMDQVGFGEALNASNTYFANDGSETAQAMDPERLLSFGGKLDANFLGAGIVGDSLSFEGDGKFDIKEADFGSFRLFGLLSMALEITPLRFTTLKFTKASSPYTVDKDQVIFTDSKLEGGGAAIETEGIYNIETDALNFSAKLFPFRNSKVPILTPLINLPLNVFSNVFEVSVTGTFDEPELRLFNPSTKEEIDVSTPADTRNSRPAPARR; translated from the coding sequence ATGAGCAAGTCCCGCAAGAGCCCGACTCGCTTCCTTTGGAAATCGACCTGCCACACCTGCCAGGCGGTATTCCAGTGGTGCTACTCGGCTTTTGTTTTGCTCCTCATTGCCGCAACGGCCTTTGCCGCCTACGTGGCGACTCTCGATGCCATACCCGTACCGGAGTTCCTGATACGGGAGATTCGTGGCCAGCTGCAAAAAGAGGGTATTCGCCTGAACATGGAGGCCATAAGCTTCCAACCCAACGGGAGAATCGTGGTGGAGCAGCCGGAATTCTATTCGCAAGAGCTGGGCTCCACCATTGTTTCAGCTGAAAGGCTGGTTGCTAGGCTGAAGCTAAGGCACCTCTTATTCGGAGGAATCGCCTTGGACGAGATCAAACTGTCCTCCGGGAAATTCATCATCCCGGCCATGCTCACTCCTACCGGCGAGCCATCCACTGCCATTAGCTCTATAAACCTAGATGCGACTTTGCGGGCAGATCGCTGGAGCGTCCACTATGCAAACCTCGCTCTGGGCGACTTGAAACTTTCCATCGCCGGCCGACTGGACAGTGAGCTCATCCGGGTCCCCGCCCCGAAACCGGACGCCCCAAAGTTCTCCTTGGCAAACTTGGTTCTCAAAGTCGCCCCCCAAGTCGCCAAAATCCAAAAGGAGCTGGATCGCTTCGAATCTCCCTTTTGCATCGTCGACCTCTATATAGATAAGAAGCAACAAGCCGCTCGCATCTACGCGGGCTCAAGCTTGGCTCGGGTCAATCCTCAGGTATCCGTTAAAGACCTCGTCTTACACGGCGACTACTCTCAAAGAAACGGCATATCCGTAGTCCTGGAAGCCCGTAAGCTCCAACTGCCAAGCCAGATCTCCGCTAGAACTGCTAGAGTCAGCGGCGAGTGGGATTTGCCCCTGCAAATCGCAAATCCATTCCCACGCGGCATTCGTTCCGCTTTGGCTGGAATTTCCTACCAAGGTGTTACCCTGCCTTCCGTTGTGGTGGAAGGCGCCCTCGACCAAGCCTCGTACCAAGCCGAGATTTCCCTCGCCTTGCCGGATTCCCCAGTCGTTGCTCGCTTCACTCGAAATAAGGACTCGGGCCAAACCGATTTCGATATCCGCGGCCAACTGGATTCGGCCACCATCGATTTTCTTGCTCCGCTCGCTCAAACGTTGGCCAAACTGAATCTGCCCGCCATGGCCACCGTCGAGGGAGGCATCGACTTTCACGCGCAGGGCGGTGTCGACGCTCAGTTCAAGCCCACAGGCATCTCCGCCTTCGCCCAAGCTGGTCCCACCTCTATTCTCGGAGCCGACATCGACTTCGCCCAAACGGAAGCGAGTCTCGTTGGTCCGCAGATCGACGTCAGTTCCATCAAGATCAGATCGGGCAAACAGGGCGGCGAGATAAGAATCGGCTACAACCTAGAGACCTTGTTTCGCCGCATCATGGTGGAGGGCTCTCTCGACCCAACCATGATCAACGGCTGGTTCAAGCCGTGGTGGTCTGCCATGTGGGACGGCATGACCTTTCCGGAAGAAGGCATGATGACCTACCTGGACTCGCAAGCGACCTTCAAGAAGCCGGACACCGTCTTCGTCACCGGTACTGGCTACACCAAGGGCATGGACCTGCGTGGCATGAAACTAGACGAACTCCGTACCCGCATCTTCTCGCGTTTCCACTACGTCGACCTTTACGATATGGAGCTTTCCACCGCAGCGGGAGAGCAAGCCCAAGGCGAGATCCAGTTCCATATGGATCGGGACATTCGCGACGACAAAGACAAGCTAACCGGGATCTGGATCGAAGCCGTTTCGACTCTAGACGTGAAGAAGGCTCCCGACATCCTCTGGGAAATCTCCGAAGACGCAGCCGATATCTTAGAGCCCTACTGCTACGATTTGCCACCGCTCATCGAAGCGCGTTCCGCCTCCATTAGAAGACAGGACGAGTATATCAACGATATCGACCTAGACCTTCAGACTCAGACAGGCTTCACCTTTTACGGTTTTCCTTTCGAATCTCTGGATGCGTTTGTCCACATCGACGACGACATCATCGACATCCCCTTCGCCGAAGCCGATTTGGGCGGGGGCAAAGTCAACGTAACTGCCTTCATCATCGGAGACGTCCTAGACCTCGACGCTCGTATGGATCAGGTGGGCTTCGGCGAGGCCCTCAACGCCAGCAACACCTACTTCGCCAACGACGGCAGCGAAACCGCCCAAGCCATGGATCCCGAGCGTCTCCTCTCTTTCGGTGGCAAGCTGGATGCCAACTTCCTCGGAGCCGGCATCGTAGGGGACTCCCTCTCCTTTGAAGGCGACGGAAAGTTCGATATCAAGGAGGCTGATTTCGGTTCATTCCGACTATTCGGCCTTTTGTCCATGGCCTTGGAAATTACTCCGCTACGCTTCACCACCTTGAAGTTCACCAAAGCCTCCTCTCCCTACACCGTGGACAAGGACCAGGTCATCTTCACAGATTCGAAGCTAGAGGGAGGCGGAGCCGCAATCGAAACGGAAGGCATCTATAATATAGAGACCGACGCCCTGAACTTTTCAGCCAAACTCTTCCCATTTCGCAACAGCAAGGTGCCCATCCTCACCCCGCTTATCAACCTGCCCCTCAACGTCTTCTCAAACGTCTTCGAAGTCTCTGTCACCGGCACCTTCGACGAACCTGAGCTCCGTCTCTTCAACCCGAGCACCAAGGAAGAGATCGACGTCAGCACGCCCGCCGACACTCGCAATAGCCGCCCCGCCCCCGCGCGCAGATAG
- a CDS encoding ABC transporter ATP-binding protein, which yields MRRDKSASFNVTLRHNTNLVTALDSPQHTIEVEQLHKRFGKVEAVNGISFQVEKGQIVGFLGPNGAGKSTTMRILTGYNRASSGVAKICGVPVTEDPHFIKRRIGYMPENNPLPLDLRVREYLKYRAKVKEIPFSERRRAIENALEACDLLRAQDRIIGKLSKGYRQRVGIADAILANPDVIIMDEPTIGLDPHQVVMIRDLIASLRGRMTVIISSHILPEIEMTCDQIIIINHGKIVGKGSPEELRETFIGHTTYEVEIHGTIDKLEQALASIAPELEIERTSERDADGFATVEIQIKGPQDYREQLFQTLSAHPDLRPRSLRSKKAPLEDVFLAATRRSWDEVDEELVDTQTVPASEPSIQHPAPKN from the coding sequence TTGCGACGGGATAAAAGCGCGTCTTTCAATGTCACACTTCGACACAACACGAACCTTGTCACCGCATTGGACTCCCCACAGCACACCATCGAAGTTGAACAACTCCACAAACGTTTCGGCAAAGTTGAAGCCGTGAACGGAATCAGCTTCCAAGTCGAAAAAGGACAGATCGTTGGATTTCTGGGTCCCAATGGAGCCGGCAAATCCACCACCATGCGCATTCTCACCGGCTACAATCGGGCTAGCTCCGGAGTGGCCAAAATTTGCGGGGTGCCTGTGACGGAAGACCCGCATTTCATAAAACGGCGAATCGGCTACATGCCGGAAAACAATCCCCTCCCCCTCGACCTCCGCGTTCGCGAATACCTGAAGTATCGGGCCAAAGTGAAGGAGATCCCCTTCTCCGAGCGTCGCCGCGCCATCGAAAACGCCTTGGAAGCCTGCGACCTTTTGAGAGCCCAAGACCGTATCATCGGAAAACTTTCCAAGGGCTATCGGCAACGGGTCGGCATCGCAGATGCCATCCTAGCCAACCCTGACGTGATCATCATGGACGAGCCGACCATCGGGCTCGATCCGCACCAAGTGGTCATGATCCGCGATCTGATCGCCTCCCTTCGCGGACGCATGACCGTGATCATCTCCTCCCACATCCTTCCGGAGATCGAGATGACCTGCGACCAGATCATCATCATCAATCACGGAAAAATCGTGGGCAAAGGCTCTCCGGAGGAGTTGCGAGAAACCTTCATCGGACACACCACCTACGAGGTCGAAATCCACGGAACCATCGACAAGCTGGAACAGGCCCTCGCCTCCATCGCCCCGGAATTGGAAATTGAACGGACTTCCGAACGGGATGCGGACGGATTCGCCACTGTGGAAATCCAAATCAAAGGCCCGCAAGACTACAGAGAGCAGCTTTTCCAGACCTTGTCCGCCCATCCGGACTTACGACCTCGCTCCCTGCGAAGCAAGAAGGCTCCCCTCGAGGATGTCTTTCTTGCCGCGACCCGACGCAGCTGGGACGAAGTGGACGAAGAGCTCGTCGACACGCAAACGGTACCAGCCAGCGAACCTAGCATCCAGCACCCAGCACCCAAAAACTAG